Proteins encoded by one window of Yersinia massiliensis:
- the cobA gene encoding uroporphyrinogen-III C-methyltransferase, with product MKSGKVWLVGAGPGDAALITVKGLHAIRQAEALVYDRLVCAELLAEAPDGCEMINVGKNPNHHLVPQPEINQILVDCALRGLNVVRLKGGDPYVFGRGGEEAEALALAEIPFEVVPGISSAIGGLAYAGIPVTHRDYASGFHVITGHLRQGNEPQDWATLAKLEGTLVILMGMTQLATICQQLIAAGKAPTTPAAVVMYASHQQQQVASGTLTTLADQATAQGLSAPALIVIGDVVRLRDILAFTPEALSLSSIPSLISPLSLAL from the coding sequence ATGAAAAGTGGAAAAGTTTGGCTGGTGGGCGCGGGGCCGGGGGATGCGGCGCTGATTACGGTCAAAGGATTGCATGCCATTCGTCAGGCAGAAGCACTGGTGTATGACCGGTTAGTCTGTGCTGAACTGCTGGCTGAAGCCCCTGACGGCTGCGAAATGATCAATGTGGGCAAGAACCCCAATCACCATTTGGTGCCGCAACCTGAAATCAATCAGATCTTGGTGGATTGCGCCCTGCGTGGCCTGAATGTGGTGCGGCTCAAAGGCGGCGATCCTTACGTGTTCGGGCGCGGTGGAGAAGAAGCTGAAGCACTGGCGTTGGCAGAAATCCCGTTCGAAGTGGTGCCCGGGATCAGCTCCGCCATTGGTGGATTAGCCTATGCGGGGATACCGGTGACGCACCGTGATTATGCCTCCGGTTTCCATGTCATCACTGGTCATCTACGCCAAGGTAACGAACCACAAGACTGGGCCACGTTAGCGAAGCTGGAAGGCACGCTGGTTATCCTGATGGGAATGACGCAATTGGCGACCATTTGCCAGCAGTTGATTGCCGCCGGTAAAGCGCCAACCACGCCAGCTGCCGTGGTGATGTATGCCAGCCACCAACAGCAACAAGTGGCCAGTGGCACATTGACCACTTTAGCTGATCAAGCCACTGCGCAGGGCTTATCGGCCCCTGCACTGATTGTGATTGGTGATGTGGTCCGACTGCGCGACATTCTGGCATTCACACCAGAAGCGTTATCGCTCAGCTCAATTCCCTCGTTGATCTCCCCCCTGTCGTTGGCGTTGTAG
- the pduU gene encoding propanediol utilization microcompartment protein PduU yields the protein MENSSTPERVIQEYVPGKQITLAHLIANPNKALYKKLGLNDVSSAIGILTITPSEASIIASDIATKSGAVEIGFIDRFTGAVVFTGDVSAVEYALKQVIHTLGDMMKFTACPMTRT from the coding sequence ATGGAAAACAGCAGCACACCCGAGCGTGTCATTCAGGAATATGTTCCCGGTAAACAGATCACCCTCGCGCACCTTATCGCCAACCCCAACAAGGCGCTTTATAAAAAGCTGGGGCTAAACGATGTCAGCAGCGCCATTGGCATTCTGACCATCACGCCCAGTGAAGCCTCGATTATTGCCAGTGATATCGCCACCAAATCGGGCGCGGTAGAGATTGGTTTTATCGACCGATTTACCGGTGCCGTGGTGTTTACCGGCGATGTTTCTGCGGTGGAGTATGCGCTGAAACAGGTGATTCATACCTTAGGCGACATGATGAAATTCACCGCTTGCCCGATGACGCGGACCTGA
- a CDS encoding EutP/PduV family microcompartment system protein, with protein MQRIMLIGPSQCGKTSLIQRLRGETLNYQKTQSIIWQDNAIDTPGEYLENRCLYSALLASACEADVVGLVQNADATQSWFAPMLAQVFNKPVIGIISKADTVSHPDQLNWAAEGLQQAGAQNIFITSAQTGEGLTDLMTYLNHSGESHAR; from the coding sequence ATGCAACGCATCATGTTAATTGGCCCTAGCCAGTGCGGTAAAACGTCGCTGATCCAGCGTTTACGCGGCGAGACGCTCAATTACCAGAAAACTCAGTCCATTATCTGGCAAGACAATGCCATCGATACGCCGGGCGAATATCTGGAAAACCGCTGTTTGTACAGTGCGTTACTGGCAAGTGCTTGTGAAGCCGATGTGGTGGGTTTGGTGCAAAACGCCGATGCCACGCAGAGCTGGTTTGCCCCAATGTTGGCACAGGTTTTCAACAAACCGGTGATTGGCATCATCAGCAAGGCGGACACCGTGAGCCACCCCGACCAACTGAATTGGGCGGCAGAGGGCCTGCAGCAAGCAGGCGCACAAAATATCTTTATCACCTCGGCGCAAACCGGCGAGGGATTAACTGACCTTATGACTTATTTGAATCATTCTGGAGAGTCGCATGCCCGGTAA
- a CDS encoding acetate/propionate family kinase, with amino-acid sequence MPGKIMAINAGSSSLKFQLFSMFNAQTGQADEQVLCQGLIERIGMDDAVFNLRAGDVKWRETLPIADCRQGAEHLLHALIEHNIIDSLAEITGVGHRVAHGGEAFADSVLITPDVLAQIEQLGVLAPLHNPVNALGIRVFQQALPHASAVAVFDTAFHQTLSQTSYLYALPWRYYEELGIRRYGFHGTSHKYVSGVCAERMGRPLESLRIVSCHLGNGSSLCAIGNGRSVNTSMGFTPQAGIMMGTRSGDIDPSILPFIQQTEGKSAAEINQLINNQSGLLGVSGISHDYRDVEQAANNGDTRAQVALELFAERIRAVIGSYIVQLGGIDALIFTGGIGENARHARQQICRDLAFLGIELDEEKNQKNQFFIQKETGPVQIAIVNTNEELMIARDVMRVAQTLPVQPALAIQ; translated from the coding sequence ATGCCCGGTAAGATTATGGCGATAAACGCCGGCAGTTCTTCGTTGAAATTTCAGTTGTTTTCCATGTTCAATGCGCAAACCGGTCAAGCGGATGAGCAGGTGTTATGCCAAGGATTAATTGAGCGCATCGGGATGGATGATGCGGTGTTTAACCTGCGTGCCGGTGATGTGAAATGGCGGGAAACGCTGCCCATTGCCGATTGCCGCCAAGGCGCAGAACATTTGCTGCACGCACTTATCGAGCACAATATTATCGATTCGCTAGCGGAAATCACTGGCGTCGGTCACCGCGTCGCTCATGGCGGCGAAGCTTTTGCCGATTCTGTGCTCATCACTCCTGATGTGCTGGCTCAAATTGAACAGTTGGGTGTGCTGGCCCCGTTGCATAATCCGGTTAATGCCTTGGGGATCCGCGTGTTCCAACAGGCCCTGCCCCATGCCAGCGCCGTGGCGGTATTTGATACCGCATTCCACCAAACCCTGAGCCAGACCTCGTATCTGTATGCTTTGCCGTGGCGCTACTATGAAGAGCTAGGTATTCGCCGTTACGGCTTCCACGGCACCAGCCATAAATATGTCAGTGGCGTCTGCGCCGAACGCATGGGGCGGCCACTCGAATCGCTGCGCATTGTTTCTTGTCACTTGGGCAATGGCTCCAGCCTGTGCGCCATCGGCAACGGGCGCTCCGTCAATACCTCCATGGGCTTTACCCCACAGGCTGGGATCATGATGGGCACCCGCAGCGGCGATATCGATCCGTCCATCTTGCCGTTTATTCAGCAAACGGAAGGCAAGAGTGCCGCCGAAATCAATCAACTGATCAATAACCAATCAGGCTTGCTGGGGGTTTCCGGCATTTCGCATGATTACCGTGATGTGGAACAGGCGGCCAACAACGGCGATACCCGCGCGCAAGTGGCGCTTGAACTGTTTGCTGAACGTATTCGCGCCGTGATTGGCAGCTATATCGTGCAACTGGGTGGCATTGATGCACTGATTTTCACCGGCGGTATTGGCGAGAATGCTCGTCATGCGCGCCAACAGATTTGCCGCGATCTGGCGTTTCTCGGTATCGAGTTGGACGAAGAGAAAAATCAGAAGAACCAGTTCTTTATCCAAAAAGAAACGGGGCCGGTACAAATTGCCATCGTTAACACCAATGAAGAATTGATGATTGCCCGTGATGTCATGCGCGTGGCACAAACCCTGCCGGTACAACCGGCCCTCGCCATACAGTGA
- a CDS encoding BMC domain-containing protein → MSQAIGIVELSSIAKGMEVCDLMLKSANVSLLVSKTLCPGKYLLMVGGDIGAVSQSVQNGEKHSGHLLVDSIVLPNLHPSVLPAISGLNTVQNRQAAGVVETWSVAACITAADRAVKAANVTLVRIHMAFGIGGKCYQVLSGDIADVQTAVDVASQCAGEKGLLVYSTVISRPHEALWRQLVQEA, encoded by the coding sequence ATGTCTCAAGCCATTGGAATTGTTGAATTAAGCAGTATCGCCAAAGGGATGGAGGTTTGTGACTTGATGCTGAAAAGCGCCAACGTCAGCCTGTTGGTCAGTAAAACCCTCTGCCCTGGCAAGTATTTGTTGATGGTCGGCGGCGATATCGGGGCCGTTAGCCAGTCCGTGCAAAATGGTGAAAAACACAGCGGCCACTTATTGGTCGATAGCATCGTCTTACCGAATCTTCACCCCTCAGTATTACCGGCGATCAGCGGCCTCAATACGGTTCAAAACCGTCAGGCGGCAGGCGTGGTGGAAACATGGAGTGTCGCAGCCTGTATTACCGCGGCAGACCGCGCGGTGAAAGCCGCCAATGTCACGCTGGTGCGCATCCATATGGCATTCGGTATCGGGGGCAAGTGCTATCAGGTACTCAGTGGCGATATTGCCGATGTGCAAACCGCCGTTGACGTTGCCAGCCAGTGTGCCGGTGAGAAGGGATTACTGGTTTACAGCACCGTGATCTCCCGTCCCCATGAGGCGCTGTGGCGTCAGTTAGTTCAGGAGGCATGA
- the cobD gene encoding threonine-phosphate decarboxylase CobD — MSEHGGNVLEMALKIGTDAENIIDFSANINPLGMPESLKTAIVAQLNRAERYPDVKYRQLHSALARVHHCQPENIMAGNGATELIYAIVHHLQPRTALLLTPGFAEYRRALQRVGCQISDYAMSEADGFQPDERLLDVLAQSRPDCLFLATPNNPTGLMPDAALLQAIVQCCHQYQIALIVDEAFIDFLPEATGLTPQLAAFPRLYVLRSLTKFFAIPGLRLGYLLSGDQVAIAQMKQLREPWTINAFAALAGEIILDDHAYIQATHQWLAQQQRWLYQQLCSLPALRVWQGAANYIFLRCLKPEIDLQQALLQHHILIRHCANYPALTRDHYRVAVKSAADNQRLITALQQVLGHG, encoded by the coding sequence ATGAGTGAGCATGGCGGTAATGTGCTGGAAATGGCATTGAAAATCGGGACAGATGCAGAAAATATCATTGATTTCAGTGCCAACATTAATCCTTTGGGGATGCCAGAATCCCTGAAAACAGCCATTGTGGCGCAGCTTAACCGCGCGGAACGCTACCCTGATGTTAAATATCGCCAACTCCATAGTGCGTTAGCCCGTGTCCATCATTGCCAGCCAGAAAACATCATGGCGGGCAATGGTGCCACCGAACTGATTTACGCGATAGTTCACCACTTGCAACCGCGCACCGCACTGTTGCTCACACCGGGTTTTGCTGAATATCGCCGCGCCCTGCAACGGGTAGGTTGCCAGATCAGTGATTATGCGATGAGTGAAGCCGATGGCTTCCAGCCTGATGAGCGCTTGCTGGATGTTCTGGCTCAATCGCGCCCTGACTGCCTGTTCTTGGCGACACCGAATAACCCCACAGGGCTGATGCCGGATGCCGCGCTACTGCAAGCCATTGTGCAGTGCTGCCATCAATACCAAATTGCGTTGATTGTCGATGAAGCTTTTATCGACTTTCTGCCGGAGGCAACGGGGCTTACCCCACAATTAGCGGCGTTCCCGCGTTTATACGTGCTGCGCTCACTGACCAAATTTTTCGCTATCCCTGGGTTACGACTCGGTTATCTGCTCAGTGGTGATCAAGTCGCTATCGCGCAGATGAAACAGCTGCGCGAGCCTTGGACCATCAATGCCTTTGCAGCGCTGGCCGGTGAAATCATTCTCGATGATCATGCATATATTCAAGCCACACATCAGTGGTTAGCACAGCAGCAGCGCTGGTTATACCAACAACTGTGTTCTCTGCCTGCTTTGCGGGTCTGGCAAGGGGCGGCCAACTATATTTTCTTGCGCTGCCTGAAACCAGAAATCGATCTGCAACAGGCGTTATTACAGCATCATATTTTGATTCGCCATTGTGCTAACTACCCCGCATTAACCCGTGACCATTATCGTGTGGCGGTTAAGAGTGCTGCCGATAATCAGCGGCTGATCACCGCGTTGCAGCAGGTTCTCGGCCATGGCTGA